From Calliphora vicina chromosome 3, idCalVici1.1, whole genome shotgun sequence:
ATGcctttgttttgaaaatatataataaataacagaaaagaaattaaataaatttaaaatactaaattaaCTAGAAATGTTATTAGAAAGTAAAAAGAAATAACTTGCTCGTGTTTTCCAGGTAAAGGTACTTAAAAAGAACttcatattattaaaaactcaacattgtttattatattGAAGGCGCCATTTAaacgagtatttttttttagatttatttacatgttataaataagaaatttttatttacttttaacaCACATATTATGTTGCACGAAATAATGTCAAAATCATTAAAGTAACAAccttaaaaacatcaaaaagattgtaaaaatcAAGAAATAACTCAAATAACTAATAAAAAGCCACCAACATGCAAGAATACCTAGCGcaggcaaatatttttaaagaaaaatgtaacaaactaaaaattttgtaagaaaaattgttaaatagaaaacttttctatagaaaactgttcatagcaaacacttttctatagaaaactgttaatagcaaacacttttctatagaaaactgttaatagcaaacacttttctatagaaaactgttaaaagcaaaaacttttctatagaaaactgttaatagcaaacacttttctatagaaaactgttaatagcaAACACTATAATAGAAAACTGTACtagcacttttgtatagaaaactgtaaatagcaaacacttttctatagaaaacggttaatagcaaacacttttccatagaaaacttttAATAGCAAACcgttttctttagaatttggCTATATATTTGCGTTCTTTAATTAatgctatttatattttaaattattaaggaaatttattttaaaaaacaaaacaaataaacattccTTTAGTTTAATTTCAATGCCCTAGAGTATGCAAATATATCTCTGCTATTTAAATCACAAACAAATATGTgacaagtttaaaataaattgtgtaaattttaaataattattttaatatgacaataaaaaccaacaacagcagcaacaacagctaCATGGCAATTAGtaacagaaaattaaaacatttaatttgcataaaattattttcatacttaattaacaaaaattaacaaacaaacaaatgaatgaatgaatccctacaacacaacagcaacaaaactggaaaatgaaattcaaaaaaaaagatacaCACATACATGGCAAAACCCTACACAAATATACATGtgaaatttacatatacatttACATGGGAGACAAATAAACTCTTTGTTTGTAAAGGCAAATCACGGAGGATGTTTACAGGGAAAATGattgaaagattttctatagaaaagtgtttatTACTaatagatttctatagaaaattgtttgctattaacagttttctatagaaaattgtttgctattaacagttttctatagaaaattgtttgctattaacagttttctatagaaaattgtttgctattaacagttttcgatagaaaagtgtttgctattaacagttttcgatagaaaagtgtttgctattaacagttttctatagaaaagtgtttgctattaacagttttctatagaaaattgtttgctattAACAGTTTTCGATAAAAAAGAGTTTGCtattaaaagttttctatagaaaattgtttgctattaacagttttctatagaaaattgtttgctattaacagttttctatagaaaattgtttgctattaacagttttctatagaaaattgtttgctattaacagttttctatagaaaattgtttgctattaacagttttctatagaaaattgtttgctattaacagttttctatagaaaattgtttgccattaacagttttctatagaaaagtgtttgctattaacagttttctatagaaaagtgtttgctattaactttttctatagaaaagagtttgctattaacagttttctGAAGAAAGGTGTTCGCtgttaacagttttttttatagaaaagagtttcgtatagaaatttatagaaaagtgtttgctattaacagttttcgatagaaaagtgtttgctattaacagttttcgatagaaaagtgtttgctattaacagttttcgatagaaaactgttaaatgtttttttttttgtataaaagtgtttgttattaatcttttaatATTAGTTGAATCAAATAGTTTTCTTTAGACATATTTTTCTTGGTTTCTGTACTGAaaacatttctatataaaaggaGCTGACATGAATActttgctttaaaattaaaaccattttcTATCGTGTCCCCTCTTTTGACTTCATATTCTTTCCCTAAAATTTCCAGCCATGACaatacaaaacacaaaaatctaactaagaaaacacaataaaaaacttatgaattttaattgcTGAAAGAATAAAAACTATTCCCCTCCAAAGTATAAAACAGAAATGTCTCTATGTTGGCAAAGAATTGTATTTACAGGAATAAAAGATttgtttctaaacaaaattgaattcaAAACAATTATTTCGGAGCCAAATATTTAGTGAAGGAGTAGggaaaaatttcagttttaaaaagCAAAATCTGTTAATTTCCTAACGAATAAAACATGatgaaattttaacatatttttcagacgtttttcttattttcaggCATTTATTAATATCATTGTTACAATTCAAACACTTGTCGACGGTTATAAGCAAAACCACCAGCACCACGAACGCGGAAACGATTGCGTCTTCTAGTTCCATCGCCGGTACCAGGAGCATCACCAGCTGTACCAGTACCTGTATCAGCAGCAGGGGGAGCTGGTGCAGGAGCTGGAGCAGGAGCAGCTGCTGGTGGGGCCGCAGGACCAGGAGGTCCTATGGGACCCAAGGGACCTGCAGGTCCCTCTGGCCCACGTTCTCCATCATAACCACGAGGACCTCTCAAGCCAGGGGTGCCTGGGGGACCAACGAGACCAGCTTGCCCGGATTTACCACGCCTACCAGTAGGACCTCGGGCACCAGGATTACCTGGTCTACCCTCAGCGCCACGATCACCCAATTCTCCTTTAGGGCCAGGTACACCAGTAGGACCTGGTGGACCGGGTGGTCCTGGAGGACCAATTTGCGTATATAATTGGGCAAAAGTTAAAGCAAAGCCACCAAaagcttaaaaatttaaagataatagtttaaatgtctttatttttaaaatttaataaaatttaccaaTTAATATTAGAACTGCTAACTtcattgttattaaaataaaactaactaGAATTTATTTAAGCCgctttatttatattaactcaatttctttttaattttgttagtaACTTAACAAGATCAATATCATTGATcgttaaataaagttaattggttttcaaattaaagaaagttCTTGCCCGAACAGTTTAATACTTCTAACTTTTAACTGATAAAGATCATTACGCAGATTTCATTTAGAACTTTAGCAGCCTATAAAAACTAtgctaaaaatgagaaaatactatagtttgttttagaatttcactatgaaaacattaaaatcatctttaaatattttaggtaatttgtttaaaatatttttaaaagaacttatttaaatttaacttgtTTGTTTTACAAACTTATTTCAGCTATTTTAGCTGTTGTGCTTAGTGTTGCCGCCAAACGTTACAGCGATTTGGGAGAACAAAGAGCTTTATTGGGTCATCGTCAACAGTCAGCTGCCGTTATTTTACCCCAAAATCAATGTGTTTGTCAACCAGGACCCCCTGGTCCCCCAGGACCATCTGGTTTGCCTGGTGTTCAGGGTGCTAAAGGTGATAAGGGCCCTGAGGGTCTGCCCGGGCGTGCTGGTCCAGCAGGACCTCAAGGCCAGAGAGGTTCTTCGGGACGTACTGGTATACCCGGTCCAATAGGACCTCCTGGACGTAGGGGTAGACGTGGTTATCCAGGAGAACGTGGACCTGCTGGTCCTCCTGGCCCAGTTGGACCCATTGGCCCAGCTGGTCCCCCAGGTGCACCCGCTGCTGCTGCTCGTTCTTTGGATGATGGTATTAGTATTGATTTACCCGACTATGATGCAAATGTAGATCCCGAAATGCTCAATTTAGACGATGATGAAGATGACTATGATGAGGACTATCGCAAAAAGAAATAGATGATtgattttgtaatgaaaattaCCAAAACTGCTTAAATAAACatgatttaaaaagaaaaataaataacaaatttcgtgtatttttgtaaatttaaaatccaatttagatttctaaaatatcaatatcCTTTTTATCAATTTTGGTCCCGCACCTAAACCTCAACTCCTCAATTATTCTGTTAGTTTTCATTCTTTTCACAAAATCGTGCTCTTaacagtttagtttttttttaacttttcaaaaacacttaatattttcaatcgattattgtgtattttttgcgCCACCAACATGTAGTTGTTGTAATACAACATGCAACTTACAAGCACATCCTGTTGTAACAAGTGTTTTAAACGACTCATATCCTATTTGTAGCCCCATTCCACCTTTCAATAGACGGATACACTCCATTGACGTGTCAGTTGGAAAAAAAGAACACTTGTAGCAACAAACTAAAGAAAGTGGAAAAAAAGGTTGACGTCATATTTTGAACACGCGCCAAAAAATAACGTTGATTTTTAccgttttttttaatacagttttgaatgttttttttttgcttttgttgtaATTGTTATCATTTGCCGTTTGCTGAATAGGCCAATAACCGGCATATTTTGTTGCCAATAATGTTGCAACAACACCTGGCTGACGATTAAGTCGTTAAATGCGTATGTTTGTTAGTATCACTGTGCATCTTTTAACAAGTATTTgtcaattttatacaaatattggtGTGTTTAAGTTTCTACAAACAGTGGGGGATAAAGAAAATCGGAATATAGAAAATCATTCACATCAAAGGCACccgtttttctatagaaaattgttgactGGAAGGCaaacgttttctatagaaaattgttgactGGAAGGCaaacgttttctatagaaaattgttgactGGAAGGCaaacgttttctatagaaaattgttgactGGAAGGCaaacgttttctatagaaaattgttgactGGAAGGCaaacgttttctatagaaaattgttgactGGAAggcaaacattttctatagaaaattgttgactGTGAGGCaaacgttttctatagaaaattgttgactGGAAGGCaaacgttttctatagaaaattgttgactGGAAGGCaaacgttttctatagaaaattgttgactGGAAGGCaaacgttttctatagaaaattgttgactGGAAGGCaaacgttttctatagaaaattgttaacAGGAAGGCaaacgttttctatagaaaattgttgactGGAAGGCaaacgttttctatagaaaattgttgactGGAAGGCaaccgttttctatagaaaattgttgactGGAAGGCaaccgttttctatagaaaattgttgactGGAAGGCaaccgttttctatagaaaattgttgactGGAAGGCaaccgttttctatagaaaattgttgactGGAAGGCaaccgttttctatagaaaattgttgactGGAAGGCaaccgttttctatagaaaattgttgactGGAAGGCaaccgttttctatagaaaattgttgactGGAAGGCaaccgttttctatagaaaattgttgactGGAAGGCaaccgttttctatagaaaattgttgactGGAAGGCAAccgttttctataggaaattgttGACTGGAAGGCaaccgttttctatagaaaattgttgactGGAAGGCaaccgttttctatagaaaattgttgactGGAAGGCaaccgttttctatagaaaattgttgactGGAAGGCAAccgttttctataggaaattgttGACTGGAAGGCaaccgttttctatagaaaattgttgactGGAAGGCaaccgttttctatagaaaattgttgactGGAAGGCaaccgttttctatagaaaattgttgactGGAAGGCaaccgttttctatagaaaattgttgactGGAAGGCaaccgttttctatagaaaattgttgactGGAAGGCaaccgttttctatagaaaattgttgactGGAAGGCaaccgttttctatagaaaattgttgactGGAAGGCaaccgttttctatagaaaattgttgactGGAAGGCaaacgttttctatagaaaattgttgactGGAAGGCaaccgttttctatagaaaattgttgactGGAAggcataagttttctatagaaaatcgttgaCAGGAAGGCAtccgttttctatagaaaatcgttgaCTGGAAGGCAtccgttttctatagaaaatcgttgaCTGGAAGGCAtccgttttctatagaaaatcgttgaCTGGAAGGCAtccgttttctatagaaaatcgttgaCTGGAAGGCAtccgttttctatagaaaatcgttgaCTGGAAGGCAtccgttttctatagaaaatcgttgaCTGGAAGGCAtccgttttctatagaaaatcgttgaCTGGAAGGCAtccgttttctatagaaaatcgttgaCTGGAAGGCAtccgttttctatagaaaatcgttgaCTGGAAGGCAtccgttttctatagaaaatcgttgaCTGGAAGGCAtccgttttctatagaaaatcgttgaCTGGAAGGCAtccgttttctatagaaaatcgttgaCTGGAAGGCAtccgttttctatagaaaatcgttgaCTGGAAGGCAtccgttttctatagaaaatcgttgaCTGGAAGGCAtccgttttctatagaaaatcgttgaCTGGAAGGCAtccgttttctatagaaaatcgttgaCTGGAAGGCAtccgttttctatagaaaatcgttgaCTGGAAGGCAtccgttttctatagaaaatcgttgaCTGGAAGGCAtccgttttctatagaaaatcgttgaCTGGAAGGCAtccgttttctatagaaaatcgttgaCTGGAAGGCAtccgttttctatagaaaatcgttgaCTGGAAGGCAtccgttttctatagaaaatcgttgaCAGGAAGGTAACCGGGTTGATGTAGCTTTCTTTGTGTTGTTGTTCACTGTTTATTAAGCAAATGTGTGTAACAATTTTCGGCTTTTATAAACGTGAtcgtattttttatttgatttttgtgaGTGTAACAAACGGAAGTTGTATTTAATTGCTGCAATTCATCGTTGATTTTCCATTGAAACATGTTAAACTTATGGTGCTGGAAAACAGTAAGTTCTGCTTTAAAGGGACTAAAATAATTTGgtttaaacaaatgaaattcagaCTATATTGTTCGATGGTCTTTTCTAAATTAGAGAACACAATTTTGgtcattagaaaaaaaatttaatttcaatattgtttgttttaatagtGCAGTATTAGGACTTAGCTGTTGTTATTTGCAGCAGGTGGTTTAGGGCGTCATAGAAAAATACCATGGCTTTTTAGAGTATCAGGTAGAATAGTCTCAATTCGTGTTTGCccaaatataacatttttcattcgtgtgtttattttttctctattaaCTGACAGTCTATtagttataaagtttttttttttgtacaaatacACTTTTATATGAGCACCTGTTTGTATGTGCTTCAtgtatgtgtgtttattttCAATCATCAACAGTTCATCAAGCGATAATGCCCCTTTAATTAGGTGCCGATCAAAATTGATTAACTTTCATAAGCCTTTTCACAGACACCGACACACACGCACAACATTACACGCCAGCGGGAAAAAGGTGTGGTAAAAAGGCCTTCATAAAGGCCTTGTTTAGCAGACATAATTATAACCAGTCGCAatgaaaaatcgtttaaattttacacgACATATCATTGGTAGTCAAGGCATGGGCTAAGTGAAATCATGGAACgctattgcccattttcaataccaaacaaaccttatcaacagggAGTATTTGTGGAAGATTTCAGCCAGATAGCTGTATTAttttgggccctatcgtattTTTAACGGACAgatagacggacggacatagctagatcgtcttagagaCTTATATAAATGAGGGCCTGCGACAAATATTGTGATGtgctacaaacggaatgactaaatcaatataccctctatatattttgatgatttttttaatgcaattcTTAATGTGTAtgataatttttagaatgagAAACAAAGTCATTCTAGAACATCTTGTAAGAGAAGGTAGAGTTTTTCTTATAGAGTGTGTAAACATGtattttagaaggcctacaaaatATAGCCCTAGCAATTATTCCCATTTGAACAAGGACCTGAACACATACATAAACGCTTTAACTCCTAAAAGCCTACAACACTTAAATTCAGGTATTATATATACATGCACACAAACACAAACACAAACACCGCACACACATaattgttattgctgttgttggttttttgctATATACACAATGAATTAATTCGCCGTGTAACAAATGCAGACATACGCAGCTACAGATATAGATAGATACTCGCAGACACAACAAGCACGACCAAAAATTACGTGACAATTGTTGGATTatagtaattttataaattgttctacaattaaatatttatttataataaaaaaaaactctctatATAAAAGTACGATTGCAGCCGGCAGGATATTTTAAACGAAAGAGGGCAATAAACGATTGATTGTATttggtttgttttattattgttttttccccgattttttttatggcagatttaatataaatacttaCGTTTATTATATAAATGAAACGATTAAGCGGAATTGAGTGTTAAATAGACTAATAGTATCCGTGTTGTTAAagtaaagccacatgtaaaacagttaaatagcaaaaaaaaactgtgagAGTAATGTACTTTATTTAGTAGAGGATGATTTCATTAGCAGTAGAcataagggctcgatatgtctactgccaaattatcgtaattttataggagaaggttttttttgattattttgagatttatacatagaattaaaaatgttatgatgcgatataacataatttcgttcaagctatttgcttatatttcaaaaatatttataacttttgacaattaaaaattcatggaatactttattgaaaaatatgacaaaaaatattttttattgaatttttgcacagatacaaatttttcgaattgaaattaaatttttatttatgaatagtttttaatgaaatttcacatttatgtagatttttctattcaaaatggaaaaatgaaaacgaattttgaaatttattatcagcaatcccgcaattcccaaaagtgttgaaaaattccaaaaatttttagttttttgattatATGTAATATCTATACCAGGGTAgtagttatcggaaccctttacaaattaattagaaacatattgggccacctaaaatcggttactatattttgatatcaaatatgcgatttgagaatttttgccctaaactttaattttacattaaaaataggtgtttttgaatggacctggtccccacggtaacaacaatttttattttttttttttcatttaaaatatttcataaaaacttagctttcagtaagtatagaatttttttgcgataacttaaaaagaaaaaaagttcttttttcccaaaaaaatagcgaaaaatcgcctttttaaaattttataaattcgaatgcttataactttggacttagtcattatttttaaataattttttttcttctttgacacatacatgtgttgttagtccaataaaggaaaactgaagaaagtcgggaaatatttggatacgctgttatcaaaaaactggagtagggtgggtaaaaatgttgaacatttaatttttaaatacgaatatctcctaagctttaAGAGATAATTGACAGATACgatgaggttttttgtagtgctcgataaaaagattctatatatgtaatttttttgaaatcggaactcaaacgaagaaatatgatcgttttaaaaatgtaa
This genomic window contains:
- the LOC135955689 gene encoding collagen alpha-1(XXVI) chain-like: MKLAVLILIAFGGFALTFAQLYTQIGPPGPPGPPGPTGVPGPKGELGDRGAEGRPGNPGARGPTGRRGKSGQAGLVGPPGTPGLRGPRGYDGERGPEGPAGPLGPIGPPGPAAPPAAAPAPAPAPAPPAADTGTGTAGDAPGTGDGTRRRNRFRVRGAGGFAYNRRQVFEL